The genomic window ATCATCCCCGGGTGGATCGAAGCACTCCAATTGATGACTGCCGGAAGTAAATACACGCTCTTCATTCCTCCGGATCTCGGATATGGCAATATTGGCGCAGGTCGCCTAATAGGGCCTAACGCTGTTCTTATTTTCGAGGTAGAACTGCTTGGCATTGAAAAACCCAAAAAATAACTGTAATACAATTAATTGCAGGAGGTCATGGCTATGTCAGATATGAAACCAGAAGACAATGCTTTGTCAGAAACATCGGAGAAAGATTCCAAAGTTTCCAAACCAAAATCGAGATTTAAAACAATATTCAAAATTCTCGTCGGCCTGGCAGTGATTTTGTTGATTTCATCCGTTTTTTTTCTGGAATATATCAGGCCGAACGAATTCGGTATAAAAATTGTGAGAGTGGGGATACATCGCGGCGTTCAGAAAAAAATTTATCAGGCAGGTCTGCACCTGGTGCTTCCTTTTGGACTCCAGGAGATAAACCGTCTTCCAAAGGATATTCAGGTCCTGGAATTAACCAACTTTCCTGAAATGGCGACTCAGTCTTCCAGGCATGAAAAAGCCGCTCATATTCAGACATCGGACGGTTTTTTTGTGGATGTGGACGTATCCATTCTTTACCGAATTGAAGACCCCTATATGGTTTTTACCACCATAGGACCTGGAAATCTTTATGAAAACAACGGTATCATACCCAAAGCAGAACCGGTGCTGAAAGCAACTCTTGGGGAGCTGACCACAGAAGAATTTTACAACAGCCCTTTAAGGGTCGAAAAGGCAAAAGCTGCCAAAGAGATGCTTAACAAAGAATTGAAATCAAAGGGACTACGAGTGGAAAATGTTCTGGTGCGTTATTTTACTTATAGTGCTGAAATACAGAAAAATATAGAGGAGAAAAAGCTCAAAGACCAGCTGGTGTTTAAGAATCAGTCTGAAGCAAAAGCGGCGATTGAGGAGGCGACTTTAAAAAAGATCGAACAGGAAGGAAAGGCCACCGTGCTGGTAGAACTTGAAAAGGGGAAAGCCTATGTGACCAGAAAACTGGCGGAAAAGGACCTCTATGTCAGAAAAAAGAAGGCGGAGGCAAACCTTCTGGTTAAGCTTGCCGAAGCGGAAAAAATTCGCCTTAAAAATGATGCCCTGACCGGAATAGGCGCACAGCGAATGGTGGGGCTGAAAATGGCCGAAGCATACAAGAGCCTGGACAAAATTATTTTACCGAGTGACGGTCCTGCCGGAGTAAATCCGCTGGATCTAGACAATACATTGAAGTTGTTCGATGTGCGTAAAGGAGGTGCAAAATGAGGCATCTTTTTATATTGATTATAATGGCCGGTATGCTGTTTCTTTTTGGTGGTTGTGTGTTTAATACTACCGGTGATACTGAAGTGGGCGTGAGAACAATCAAATTTGGTATTATTGCAAAAAAGGGAGTAGAAGATAAGGTATATGCTCCGGGAGCCACTTATTTTTTTCTTCCCTACATCAATGACTGGCACACCTTTGATACAAAACTCCAGAACCTGGAGATGACCTTTGATCCGGACAGGGGGGACAGAAAATCAAGAGATGACCTGCTGTTTAAAACCATTGACGGTAATGATATCAGTCTGGATGTGATCATCGTTTATAGAATTGACCCGGCAAAGGCGCCTTATATTCTCCAATATGTGGCGCAGAATGACAAAGCGTTGCGAGAAAAGATTGTGCGCACGGTTGCCAGAAGCAAACCCAGAGACATCTTCGGAGAACTGACGACGGAAGAGTTCTATGTGGCTGAAAAACGTGAACTTCAGGCACACAGATCAAAGGAAGTCCTGCAGGAAATTCTGGGTCCAATGGGAATCATCATTGAAAAAGTGTTAACCAAAAACTATAGATTTAACGTCGAATATCAAAAGGCCATCGAAGACAAAAAGGTGGCAGACCAGATGGTTGAAAAAAACAAGTCCGGCCAGCGCGCAACCGAAGAAGAATATAAACGAAAGCTCGAAGAAGTCAGGGGTGAAGTCAACAAGATGGTAGCGGATGTGGATGGAGAATACCTGAAAGCGAAAATAGAAGCCGACGTTTATTATGAGAAACAAAAACTTCTCGCAGAGGCCATAAAAACCGAAGCCGTTGCCGAAGCAAAAGGGATACAAGAGATGAATGACGCCATGGCCAGGCAGGGAGGGGAAGCACTGGTTAAACTCAAAATCGCAGAAGCGCTTCAAGGGAAAAAGATGATGCTGCTTCCGGTTTCAGAGGGCGGCATGAACCTTAAAACAACCGATATCAACCAGCTGATCAATACAATGGGGGTGAAAGCGCTTTCAACCAAGAAGGGTGAAAAGTAGAGTCTTTATTCTATCAAATAAAGCTTGGTTCTGTAGGCCAGGTCAGAGATAACTGGCAATGCCGAATTGATTAACACATGTTACGGGTTGCGAGTTGCGAGTGATGAAATGAATTTTATCTCAATTTTTTGTTTAAAAATGGTCGTTCAAAATAGGGTAGAAAATAATCAACGAAATTTAGTGTAAGAAATAGCAAAACGCTGTTTGCAACCCGAAACCCGCAATTCGCAACGCGTGGTGTTTAAGATGAAACCTCTACAGGGAGTAATCAAGGCCGAGCCTTTTTAACTCGGATATTTATTTTTTCAGAATTCGGGCCTGTCCGTCAAAAAAGCAGCCTTGGGCCACAGTGATTTTCCCTGCATTGATATCGCCGATCATGCGGCCGTTGGATCTTAGTTCTACATGGTCTGCCGATTTAATACATCCATTGATCTCTCCTTCAATGATCACCCTTCGGGCACGGACTGTTCCTTCAATTCTTCCTGTTTTTTCAATCCATACCATCCGTTTGCAGTCAATGTCGCCTTTGAAATCACCCGAAATCCTAAGGGTATCTTCTCCTTTTATATTCCCGGTGAAACGGGTATCGGAAGCAATAACGGTTACTGCCGATCCCACCTCGTCTTCAAGGGATTTCTGATCTATTTTGATAAATTTACCCTTATTTTTGTTAAAAATCATCCTGTATTCTCCGGCTACCGGTTTAGCCCTTTATCATTGGTAAGTTTATACTCAAATACTGTAAGCGTCAAGTTTGCCGTATATTTCGTTGACGAAAACATAACGGTACGCTATTAAATAAAGGAGCATCTACCGATATGACTATCCCGGAACCCAGCTGATATGGAAGATGTTAATATATGACACTACAATTGGGATAGACAAACCGGAAAAAGGATGATCAAACATTTGCTTCTTGAATTCAGGACTCCTCGAACCCTATCCATATTACGGAGCTGCCTGTGAATAATAGTGAATTTATCAAACGCTTGTCTGAGAGGACAGGACGGTCGCAGCGTGAAATCAGACGGTTATTGGGCCATATTACTGCGATCATCCGAAAAACGCTGGATGAAGATTTAAGATTCACTATACCCAGGCTCGGTACCTTTGGAACCCGTATCCGACAAAAACGAAAAGCCTATCATCCACTTGTTAAAAAGTATATGATGCTGCCGCCCAAGCGAATCGTATCTTTCAATGCCAGTTCCATCCTTAGAAAAAACGTAAAAGGCGAAAGCCATGAAAAGAAATGATAAGATAACCTTTTCGGATCTGGTGGGGCGTATTGCAGATGAGGCAAAAGTTTCCCAGAATGCGACACGCCACTTACTCAAAGAAATGTCATCCATTATCGATGACCGGCTTGTCCAAGAGGGTAAGGTCAGTATCAGCGGCCTGGGGATTTTTAAGCTTAAATGGCAAGCCGCCAAAACGGGTATGAATCCACAGACCGGTGAACCGATTGAAATTTCATCACAAAACCGGGTTGTTTTCAAACCGGCAGCGGATTTGCGCAGGTATATAAACCGGAGCTATGAAAATGAACAACCTGAATACATTGATGATGTCAAAGATACCCCAGCGGTTTATTCCGAAAAACCGAATTTTCGCACAAGATGGCCCACCACCAAGCGGGTGGGTTTACTTATTGTGCTTATATTGCTTATTTTGTCAGCTATTTTTTATGTATTCAAGCCCTCTGTTAAATCGCCGGTCACGGTTAAGAGAAATCTGCAACAGGGGACGGAAAAAGTTCCAGGTCAGCCTGCTGAAAAATTGCTTACAGGTAAAAAATCGGTCGATTCTCCTTTCAAATCAGTTGTTTCATCCGGGGGTGCAGCTCACCCGGTGGACAAATCCGGATATACCCAACATATTACAACAGGAGACACCCTTTGGATGATTTCGAAAGCGTTTTATGCGGATCCATTCCTGTGGCCCAACATATTCCGGGTCAATCTCAGCGTGATCAAAGATCCGGATGTGCTTGAAGTCGGTGAAACAATCCGTACCCCACCCCTTGAGGGGACGGCTGAGCATTTGACTCCAAGGGATAGGATGAACATTGCCGATGGCTATTTCCAGGTATATTTGGCCTATCGTCGGCTGGGGAAAAAAAAGGCGCCACTTTTCCTGCGGGTGGCCAGACAATATAATGTGCCGGAAATATCCGCCCGATACAAAGATAAATTAGAGAAAAGTAAACCTGCTTCGAATAAATAGTTTTTTCCATTCAGGGCTTGAGACCTGAAATTAAAAAGATTTACCACGGAGTTTCACTGAGAGACACTGAACTTTAATGGTTAATATCGGTGAAATTTTCGAGCACATCCGTGGTAAAAATATGAAGGACAAATTTCCAATTTCCACGTTCAGCGAACACTCACCTCATTGAATGATATTTCGCATTCACTGATAATTGAAGGCGTGATGGCAAAGGAGGATTTATGAAATTCGAGGCCCAAGAAAAAGAAACCGTCATTTTAAACCCTGTCAAGAACATGGAACGCAGATCGATCTCCAGTGAAATACGCCTGGATCCCCTGACAGGCAGAAGTGCGCGAATCTGCCATTTTATGGAACTAAAATGGGAAAAGCCGGATTTTGAAAAAATAATTGCCGGAACCGAAGAATATTGTCCCTTTTGCCCGGACAAGGTCATGAAAGTCACCCCTTTATTTCCTAAAGAGATCGTGCCGGAAGGTCGAATGGTTTCAGATGATATGGTTCTTTTTCCCAACATCGCTCCTTACGACAGCCTGGGTGCGGTGGCAACCCTTGGCAGCCGTCATTATATTCCCATGACAGAAATTAAGCCTGAGCGTATTGCCAAGGCATTTCGTCTTGCCATGGATTTTTTTAGTCGAATCCACCAAATCGGACATGCGGAATCGGTGTATCACATTATTAACTGGAATTACATGCCGGCTTCAGGAAGTTCCTTGATTCATGGCCATCTTCAGGTGTTTTCCACCTCTTTTGCGCCAAACCTGATGCGGGAGGAACTGGAAGCGGCAAAGACATATTTGGAGGTGAACCAAACGAATTATTGGGATGATCTTGTGAAAAGGGAAAAAGCAAGCGGAAAACGGTTTTTAGGAACCATCGGCCGCAGCAACTGGTTCAGCGCATATGCTCCCATGGGAGTTGCCGGCGATGTGCTGGCAGTGGTGGATGATGTTCGATCCACCCTTGAACTGACGGATGATGATCTCTTAGACCTGGCAAGAGGTCTCACCCGGGCCATGGCTGCCTATGATAAAATGGGTATTTACAATTTTAACATGAATTTTTTCACCGGCAAAGAAACCGATGATTTTGCGCGATTTCACCTGCTGTTTTCACCCCGGACTTTTTTCAACCAGGCATTGGGCACTCCCGACATAGGTGCTCTGAGAAACCTTTTTAACGAAACCCTTTGCATGGCTTTTCCCGAGGATATAAACAAAATGCTTAAACCGGAGTTTTTATCAATATGAAGCAAAAAAGTTTAGCGGTTATTCCAGCCGGCAGATCGGACGATCTGCATCACCTTGAAATTGCTGATTCAGCAGACCTTGTACTTTTTATGGCAGGAAATCAGTTTATGGTTATGGATGAAATCATTGGGAAGTTTCAACATAAGTACCCGGATATCAAAAAGATTTTTTATGAAACGCTTCCTCCCGGATTGGAGTTGAAACAGATTTTATCCGGAGGCGCTGTTTATAAAGATCAAATAATTGATGTCACGCCCGACATTTACACCTCGGTCAATAAAAAAGGAATGAATATTCTTGAAGAATCGGGTTTTATAACGAAGAATGACTATCGACTTTACCTGCATAACCGGCTAACCCTGATGGTGCCTGAAGGAAATCCGGCTAAAATAAAATCTGTATTGGACCTGGGTCGTGATGACGTTCGTATCTCCCAGCCGGACCCTGAGAATGAAGACATTGCCTTTCATATCATGGATATGTACCGGCAGACCGGTGGAGAAGATCTTGTCCACCGGATCATGGAAGAAAAAAGAGCCGAAGGGACAACCATATTTACCATTGTTCATCACCGGGAAACCCCGTTGCGCATTTTAAAACAGACGGTGGATGTGGGACCGGTATGGACCACGGAAATAATCCATGCCGGGTCGTCCGGCCTTAAATTTGATGTGGTTGAACCGGGCAAGGACCTTGATCAAAGAGACCAGATCAACTATTATATATGCAAATTAGCGAACTCCCCCAATCCTGAAAATGCCCGGAAGTTTCTGGATTTTATTACCTCTCCCACGGCTCAAAATATATATAAAAAATATGGTTTCTTACCGGAATTATAATAATTACTTTAGATCTACGCTGAGAGTACTTAAGAAGGTGGTTCTTCTGTTTTTGCTAATCACCATCCTGCCGGTTTTGTCTTTGCGGTGGATTTCACCGCCAACCACTTCCTTTATACTGCAGCATAAATTTAATGGGTGGTGGAATGATAAAAAGAATGTCAACATTCGTTACCGGTGGGTTGATTTGAGTAAAATATCGCTTCATGCACCGCTTGCCGTTGTTGCAGCAGAAGACCAAAAATTTCCCGTGCACTGGGGATTTGACAGTGAGTCGATTGAAGAAGCCTGGCGGGAGCGGGCCAACGGCACACGTGTTCGCGGGGCAAGCACGATTTCCCAGCAGGTGGCTAAAAACCTGTTTTTATGGCCGGGGCGCAGTTTCTTAAGAAAAGGAGTGGAGGCCTATTTTACCACGCTCATAGAGCTGTTATGGCCAAAGCGTCGAATTATTGAAGTCTATCTCAATATTGCCGAGTTTGGCAATGGTATTTTCGGAATAGCGGCAGCGGGAAAAACATTTTTCAAAAAACCACCCATACGACTCTCGCGGTGGGAATGTGCGCTTCTGGCGGCAGTGCTTCCCAACCCCAAGCGATTTCGGGCAGATAGGCCCTCAACCTATGTTTTACACCGCACCGAATGGATCCATAGTGAGATGGATCGTCTGGATAGGGCCAGGTACCTGAATAGCCTATAATCTCAAAAAGCTCTTGAAGAGGGAAGTCTTTTTTGAACGTCGAACATCGAACGTTGAACAGTGAACATCGAATGACGCAATCGATGGATTTATGCAGAGAGACCGATATTCTCTGCTGGTTTATTAATGGGTATAAAATACCTTATTCAACGTTCGATGCTCAACGTTCATAGAGTTTAATTTTGAATGCCACGGACTTCGGACATGGATTCTTTACTCACCACAGAGCAGCAGAATAGACAAAACAACTCATTTTAGGAATAAAACATATGGCAGATCGATTCCCGCAGGTGTTATTGTGCCAAAGGATGTTCCTTTTCCTGCTTCTGTCATTAGTATTGGTAGTCATATGTGGTGGATGCACGTTCATAATCAAACAAAAGCGCCCTGAAGAGACGGTTTCAACCACCCTGCCTTGGGATGTGAAAAATTATGCTGATTTTTTAAAACAGAATATAAAAAATATGAATGAAAGATACTCCACCGAATATGCATCTTACAATTTTGTGGTGGATACAGACAGGGGAAGTACGCGCATACAGAACCTGATTGAACCCGAAATAGCACTAGAAATTAAAGACCGGCCGTGGTCTGAACACATGCAAGATGACTATAAGTTATATAAAATTTTTAAGTATGTACAAAATAATTATGTTTTTTTTGCTGAGCCGGCTAAATGGCCGACAGTTAAAGAGACAGTGAAAAGAAAAAAAGGGGATTGCAAGAGTTTGTCCCTGCTGCTGATGTCTTTATTGATATCCGCAGACATTGAAACCCATGCCGCAATTTCAAACGGACACATGTGGGTCAATGTTTTTTATGATAACAGATGGCATGTTCTGGAAATTGATAATGATGCGGAAAGACAAAAAATTTATACAATCCCCGGATTTTACGACTATCCGCTTTATAAGATATATGCCGACCATACTGAAAAAAGGGTATTAAAGAAATCTTTCCCAAAACATGGTCCGTAATTTCAGTAGTCAGACATTCCCGTGTCTCAGAGCGATCTTTTCAAACATGATGACAAGCCCGGTAGCAAGGGTATACAGGGATTCAATGTTGAGATTTTTCTGGGCGGTTGAATCGAAAAAGATATTCAGACTCGATTCAAGACCATCTTCGGGCTTCCAGTAACAAATCAGGATGGGTACTTTTGGTAGTGGGTGTAAAACAAGGGAAATATCAGAGGAGTAATGATTTTCCACCCGCCTTCCGTTGAACAGGCGAATCAGGTCCTCAAAAAGATTGGTATGAGTATCGGCCACTTTTTTTAGGGGTTTTTCACATCGCTGCTGGAAAAGTCGATACCGCGCCTTACCGCCTTTCAGTTCCCTGAAGGGGACCCATTTCCCTGAAACAGGCACTCCCGCACCCTCTGTTATGTAGGTAATTACCGGAAGGGCGATCCAGGTATGGACATGTATGTCGGTGGTAATGTTTCCTTCGGTGTCAATACTAAAGTTTTTACCGAGAATATTGATCGTCAATTTATTATGCGAAAATCCAGCTCCCAATCTCTGTGCAGCCAAAGAAAGGTCTATGGTAGTAATTTTTCTTTTCAACTGCTCAATTTTTTTGTACTGCTCCTGTTCCAAGGTCATCCGGGTGTCAGCCACGCCATACTTGTTGAGTGTCTTACTATCAACATAAGGGCATTCATCAAGTTTTTTTTGACCTTGGAACACTGCGGCCGCAAAGGCCAGGCATGTCGGTTTGTTACATTTCCTACAATTGGATTTATTAAGTAACTTGAAGACCTCCATCGTATTACTAAATTGGGCCATGTGGTCATTCTCCTTTTTTCGTTTTAAAAAAGTGAATTTAATAATTATACCCATGAGGCGATAAAAGCAAAATAATTATCAATGGTAATTCCCCGGTCAAACCTTAGGTTTCATGCTTCGTTGTGCCCGGTCTGGCATGAAAATTTATGAGAAACACTATAAGATTAAGAAGCAGAATAAAAACATAGCCTAATTGGGCTATTTCTCAGATTTTATTTTTTGTCGGTTCAATAAAATAAAAAATCTTGACACGGCTTTTCCGGCCGGTTATATATGTTGCTAACAAAGTAGCAACATATATAGCTATGGAAAATATCAATAAATTACGTGAGCTTGGCTTTTCCAAATACGAAATATCATGTTACCTGTCACTGGTGTCCAACCACCCGATCAACGGATCACAGTTGAGTCGGCTTTCAGGGATTTCCAGATCACGGATTTACGACGTTTTGCGCAACATGACCAGAAAAGGGATTGTCCTGGAAGTCGAAAACGGTCTGTATGCCCCCCTTCCTCCTGATGAGTTGATGAAAAGACTCCGCACTCAGTTTGATTCCAATCTTTCTATTTTTAAAAAAGAGATTAAAGCTGTTTCTAAAGAAACGAGTTATGAATATATCTGGTTTATCCGTGGCTATTTGGAGGTAATGAAAAAAGCCGGTGAGATGATCCGTTCAGCCCGTGAAGAGCTTTATGTCAGGCTTTTTCCCCAGGCAGGTGAAATACTTGAAAAAGATATCAAGGATGCCGAGGCCAGAGGTGTGGGTATCAGGTATGTTGCCATGGGAGATATGCCGTTGACATTTGATGTTCAGGTTATTCACCCGGAAACTGCAGGTATTGCCGATACGATTGGAGGTCGATCATTTGATATCATTTCTGATAAATCCGAGGCGCTTGTCGGCATTTTTGAGCCGAATAAAGAGGACCTTTCTCCAATCAACTGGACCAGGAATAGATTATTCATAATTTCTGCCCGCGACAGTCTTCGACATGACTTCTATCATTATTTTCTTTCCAAAATCTACGATCTAAAACAGCAGCTTACAGAAAGGGATAAAAGAATCTATGAGTTTATTAAATCTGACGATTAATTTTTAAATTAATAAAACTGTGAAAGGAGGATTTCTATGAAATTACCCAAAATAAAGACTTCTCTTCCGGGTCCGAAAGCGGCATCTTTAATTAATATAGATCGAGATCGTGTGTCTCCCTCATATACCCGGGGCTACCCGTTGGTTGCTGAAAAGGCATTGGGGGTGTGGATAGATGATCCGGATGGCAATACTTTTCTTGATTTTACTGCCGGCATCGCCGTATGTGCGACCGGACACTGTCACCCCAAAGTCGTCAGTGCCATAAAAAAACAGGCAGATAAGCTGATTCACATGTCAGGGACCGATTTTTATTATACCTCGCAAATTGCGCTGGCCGACAAGCTGGCACGACTTGTACCGGGAGACGGAAATAATAAGGTGTATTTTGGAAACTCGGGTGCTGAGTCAGTGGAAGCCGCCTTCAAGCTTGCCCGCTGGTTTACCAAACGGGAGCTTAACATCGCTTTTTTTGGTTCATTTCACGGCCGAACCATGGGGGCATTGTCTCTCACAGCAAGTAAGGTGATTCAAAAAAAACATTACAATCCCCTTATACCGGGAATTACCCATATCCCTTATGCTTACTGTTATCGATGCCCATACAACATGTGTTATCCTGATTGCGGCATCGAATGTGTGCGTTGGGTAGAGGATAACCTATTTCGCACCACCATGCCTCCGGAAGAGGTGGCGGCTATATTTGTCGAGCCGATACAGGGGGAGGGGGGGTATGTCGTGCCGCCTTTGGAGTTCCACGTTGAATTGCAGAGAGTGGCAAAAAAATACGGAATTCTTTACGTGGTTGATGAAGTACAGGCAGGAATGGGCCGTACCGGAAAGATGTTTGCCATGGAACACTTTGGCGTGGAACCGGATATCATGGCTTTGGCCAAGGGGATTGCATCAGGTATGCCTCTGGGTGCAATGGTGGCAAAATCCGACATCATGGTCTGGGAGGCCGGTTCTCACGCTTCTACATTTGGCGGGAATCCGATCTCATGCAGCGCCGCACTGGCAACCATCGAACTGTTGGAAGACGAATTGATGGAAAATGCCAAAATACGCGGAGAATATATGATGGCCCGGCTTGGCGAACTACAAAATTCCATAGAGTGTATCGGCGATGTTCGCGGCAAGGGTTTGATGATCGGTGTTGAACTGGTAAAGGATCGCGAAACAAAAGAGCGTGCCGCCACCTGGCGAAACGAGGTGGTTCTCAAGGCCTTTGAAAAGGGGCTGCTACTCCTTGGATGTGGTGAGAATACAATCCGTTTTTCACCCGCCCTGACCGTAAGCAAACAAGAGATAGATGTATGCCTTTCTATCTTTGAAGAGGCGCTGCGTGAAGTGACGACCTGAATCCTGCAGGGCCCATAGGCAATTCCCCGGTCGAACCGAGCTAAGATGGAAAAGCGACTGTTTGTTTCTAATGAATATATTCCATAACTCAGGCGATGAGTTAATTCAGAGTGGGCAATTTTACTGTTAAGATGCGGTTTTGGTTGAATCTTGCCTTCTAATGTGATTTGAAAATAATACTGCGAAACCTTAACCGGACATGAGTTGCTATTTTTTATTTTTAAGTTTAAT from Thermodesulfobacteriota bacterium includes these protein-coding regions:
- a CDS encoding SPFH domain-containing protein, which translates into the protein MSDMKPEDNALSETSEKDSKVSKPKSRFKTIFKILVGLAVILLISSVFFLEYIRPNEFGIKIVRVGIHRGVQKKIYQAGLHLVLPFGLQEINRLPKDIQVLELTNFPEMATQSSRHEKAAHIQTSDGFFVDVDVSILYRIEDPYMVFTTIGPGNLYENNGIIPKAEPVLKATLGELTTEEFYNSPLRVEKAKAAKEMLNKELKSKGLRVENVLVRYFTYSAEIQKNIEEKKLKDQLVFKNQSEAKAAIEEATLKKIEQEGKATVLVELEKGKAYVTRKLAEKDLYVRKKKAEANLLVKLAEAEKIRLKNDALTGIGAQRMVGLKMAEAYKSLDKIILPSDGPAGVNPLDLDNTLKLFDVRKGGAK
- a CDS encoding prohibitin family protein is translated as MRHLFILIIMAGMLFLFGGCVFNTTGDTEVGVRTIKFGIIAKKGVEDKVYAPGATYFFLPYINDWHTFDTKLQNLEMTFDPDRGDRKSRDDLLFKTIDGNDISLDVIIVYRIDPAKAPYILQYVAQNDKALREKIVRTVARSKPRDIFGELTTEEFYVAEKRELQAHRSKEVLQEILGPMGIIIEKVLTKNYRFNVEYQKAIEDKKVADQMVEKNKSGQRATEEEYKRKLEEVRGEVNKMVADVDGEYLKAKIEADVYYEKQKLLAEAIKTEAVAEAKGIQEMNDAMARQGGEALVKLKIAEALQGKKMMLLPVSEGGMNLKTTDINQLINTMGVKALSTKKGEK
- a CDS encoding polymer-forming cytoskeletal protein, with protein sequence MIFNKNKGKFIKIDQKSLEDEVGSAVTVIASDTRFTGNIKGEDTLRISGDFKGDIDCKRMVWIEKTGRIEGTVRARRVIIEGEINGCIKSADHVELRSNGRMIGDINAGKITVAQGCFFDGQARILKK
- a CDS encoding HU family DNA-binding protein, coding for MNNSEFIKRLSERTGRSQREIRRLLGHITAIIRKTLDEDLRFTIPRLGTFGTRIRQKRKAYHPLVKKYMMLPPKRIVSFNASSILRKNVKGESHEKK
- a CDS encoding HU family DNA-binding protein, which translates into the protein MKRNDKITFSDLVGRIADEAKVSQNATRHLLKEMSSIIDDRLVQEGKVSISGLGIFKLKWQAAKTGMNPQTGEPIEISSQNRVVFKPAADLRRYINRSYENEQPEYIDDVKDTPAVYSEKPNFRTRWPTTKRVGLLIVLILLILSAIFYVFKPSVKSPVTVKRNLQQGTEKVPGQPAEKLLTGKKSVDSPFKSVVSSGGAAHPVDKSGYTQHITTGDTLWMISKAFYADPFLWPNIFRVNLSVIKDPDVLEVGETIRTPPLEGTAEHLTPRDRMNIADGYFQVYLAYRRLGKKKAPLFLRVARQYNVPEISARYKDKLEKSKPASNK
- a CDS encoding substrate-binding domain-containing protein produces the protein MKQKSLAVIPAGRSDDLHHLEIADSADLVLFMAGNQFMVMDEIIGKFQHKYPDIKKIFYETLPPGLELKQILSGGAVYKDQIIDVTPDIYTSVNKKGMNILEESGFITKNDYRLYLHNRLTLMVPEGNPAKIKSVLDLGRDDVRISQPDPENEDIAFHIMDMYRQTGGEDLVHRIMEEKRAEGTTIFTIVHHRETPLRILKQTVDVGPVWTTEIIHAGSSGLKFDVVEPGKDLDQRDQINYYICKLANSPNPENARKFLDFITSPTAQNIYKKYGFLPEL
- the mtgA gene encoding monofunctional biosynthetic peptidoglycan transglycosylase, which translates into the protein MVSYRNYNNYFRSTLRVLKKVVLLFLLITILPVLSLRWISPPTTSFILQHKFNGWWNDKKNVNIRYRWVDLSKISLHAPLAVVAAEDQKFPVHWGFDSESIEEAWRERANGTRVRGASTISQQVAKNLFLWPGRSFLRKGVEAYFTTLIELLWPKRRIIEVYLNIAEFGNGIFGIAAAGKTFFKKPPIRLSRWECALLAAVLPNPKRFRADRPSTYVLHRTEWIHSEMDRLDRARYLNSL
- a CDS encoding DUF3786 domain-containing protein, which produces MAQFSNTMEVFKLLNKSNCRKCNKPTCLAFAAAVFQGQKKLDECPYVDSKTLNKYGVADTRMTLEQEQYKKIEQLKRKITTIDLSLAAQRLGAGFSHNKLTINILGKNFSIDTEGNITTDIHVHTWIALPVITYITEGAGVPVSGKWVPFRELKGGKARYRLFQQRCEKPLKKVADTHTNLFEDLIRLFNGRRVENHYSSDISLVLHPLPKVPILICYWKPEDGLESSLNIFFDSTAQKNLNIESLYTLATGLVIMFEKIALRHGNV
- a CDS encoding helix-turn-helix domain-containing protein encodes the protein MENINKLRELGFSKYEISCYLSLVSNHPINGSQLSRLSGISRSRIYDVLRNMTRKGIVLEVENGLYAPLPPDELMKRLRTQFDSNLSIFKKEIKAVSKETSYEYIWFIRGYLEVMKKAGEMIRSAREELYVRLFPQAGEILEKDIKDAEARGVGIRYVAMGDMPLTFDVQVIHPETAGIADTIGGRSFDIISDKSEALVGIFEPNKEDLSPINWTRNRLFIISARDSLRHDFYHYFLSKIYDLKQQLTERDKRIYEFIKSDD
- a CDS encoding acetyl ornithine aminotransferase family protein; amino-acid sequence: MKLPKIKTSLPGPKAASLINIDRDRVSPSYTRGYPLVAEKALGVWIDDPDGNTFLDFTAGIAVCATGHCHPKVVSAIKKQADKLIHMSGTDFYYTSQIALADKLARLVPGDGNNKVYFGNSGAESVEAAFKLARWFTKRELNIAFFGSFHGRTMGALSLTASKVIQKKHYNPLIPGITHIPYAYCYRCPYNMCYPDCGIECVRWVEDNLFRTTMPPEEVAAIFVEPIQGEGGYVVPPLEFHVELQRVAKKYGILYVVDEVQAGMGRTGKMFAMEHFGVEPDIMALAKGIASGMPLGAMVAKSDIMVWEAGSHASTFGGNPISCSAALATIELLEDELMENAKIRGEYMMARLGELQNSIECIGDVRGKGLMIGVELVKDRETKERAATWRNEVVLKAFEKGLLLLGCGENTIRFSPALTVSKQEIDVCLSIFEEALREVTT